Proteins found in one Quercus robur chromosome 2, dhQueRobu3.1, whole genome shotgun sequence genomic segment:
- the LOC126696270 gene encoding uncharacterized protein LOC126696270: MESRRDTELRRDLTFITGIMNGDIEIDSQFLGTSQNTPTSVSDSPPPPPPQVENTSSTKGKRGSNFTVEEDKLLVAAWLNTSVDAISSNEQTQNTFRQKVWEYFMKYNTSGTTRTVISLLSRWGTISEKTNKFAGCMAQINALHQSGITEEDKIINAKALYLEKYKKPFLLDHCWLMLKDQPKFADPNNARSRSSVPPTSEAISISEGDCGSGLGDTSNLERPIGRKAEKAIRKNKATGKDVGEYLNKKLKLIEDVTRLEEEKMSFEREKLAIERESREEKLRIEKERMMIEKKKCEREERLEEERIMMIDTSGLTGTQKAFYEQLQEEIMAKRRSLVYVFCSGLCHLMNYLKLYVASMNHFVIRKFLLDDSDEDEIIEELVMEASQPKRRRRSIQRNHLVGHERLFLDYFAPTPVYPPALFRRRFRMKRSLFLRIQSQVEAHDSYFVQKRNSANKLGLSSLQKITAALRMLAYGVSGDLIDEYVRIGETTALESLKKFVTAVIDVFSEEYLRKPNNEDIARLLAHGERRGFPGMLGSIDCMHWKWKNCPSAWKGQYCGHIREPTIILEAVASYDLWIWHAFFGLPGSNNDINVLERSHVFNEFAKGRAPTIHYSINGHDYTMGYYLADGIYPKWATFVKTIPAPQGHKYKLFAAAQEAYRKDVERAFGVLQARFAIVRGPARFFHLETLKKIMKACIILHNMIVEDEREDERDDNEVVDLDYEQNDGVDNPPLQMLREQSDEFLSYIERHGRIRDREIHFQLQSDLIEHLWQLQGES, translated from the exons atggagTCACGTAGGGACACAGAGTTACGTAGAGACCTAACATTTATCACGGGTATCATGAACGGGGATATAGAAATTGACTCTCAATTTTTGGGAACGTCTCAAAATACTCCTACATCAGTTTCTGAttctccacctccaccaccaccacaagttGAAAATACCTCTTCTACAAAAGGAAAACGGGGCTCTAACTTTACTGTAGAGGAAGATAAACTTTTAGTGGCGGCATGGCTCAATACTAGTGTTGATGCCATAAGCAGTAatgaacaaacacaaaatacctTTCGTCAAAAAGTTTGGGAATATTTTATGAAGTACAATACATCCGGTACCACACGCACTGTTATCTCTTTACTAAGTCGTTGGGGTACGATTAGTGAAAAGACAAATAAGTTTGCTGGGTGTATGGCTCAAATTAACGCACTTCATCAAAGTGGTATAACCGAAGAAGATaag attatcaATGCGAAGGCTTTGTATTTAGAGAAGTACAAGAAACCCTTTCTTCTTGATCATTGTTGGCTCATGTTAAAGGACCAACCAAAGTTTGCCGATCCTAACAATGCTAGATCGAGATCATCTGTGCCTCCAACTTCAGAGGCAATATCTATTAGTGAAGGGGATTGTGGGTCCGGACTTGGTGACACTTCTAATTTGGAGAGACCAATTGGTAGGAAGGCCGAAAAGGCCATCCGAAAGAACAAAGCCACCGGAAAAGATGTGGGGGaatatttgaacaaaaaattgaaattgattgaGGATGTAACTCGGTTGGAAGAGGAAAAGATGTCTTTTGAGAGGGAAAAACTTGCAATTGAAAGGGAAAGTAGGGAAGAAAAACTTAGGattgagaaggaaagaatgatgattgagaagaaaaaatgtgAGCGAGAAGAAAggttagaggaagagagaatcATGATGATAGATACAAGTGGCTTAACCGGAACACAAAAAGCTTTTTATGAACAACTCCAAGAGGAAATCATGGCAAAACGAAGATCAT TGGTTTATGTATTTTGTAGTGGCTTATGTCACTTGATGAATTATCTTAAactatat GTTGCATCCATGAATCACTTTGTGATTCGCAAGTTCCTTCTTGATGACTCAGATGAAGATGAGATAATCGAAGAACTTGTTATGGAAGCATCACAACCTAAGCGTCGTCGTCGTTCTATTCAACGTAATCATTTGGTAGGGCATGAGAGgctttttcttgattattttgcTCCCACACCAGTATATCCACCCGCTTTATTTCGTAGGAGATTTCGGATGAAgcgttctctttttcttcgtaTTCAATCTCAAGTTGAAGCTCATGACTCTTATtttgtccaaaaaagaaatagtgcCAACAAACTTGGTTTATCTTCATTACAAAAGATAACTGCTGCACTTAGAATGCTTGCATATGGAGTATCGGGTGATTTGATAGATGAATATGTGCGGATTGGAGAAACTACTGCAttagaaagtttgaaaaaatttgttactGCGGTAATTGATGTTTTCTCTGAAGAATACTTGAGAAAGCCAAACAATGAAGACATTGCTAGACTGTTAGCTCACGGTGAACGTCGAGGTTTTCCAGGTATGTTAGGTTCAATTGATTGCATGCATTGGAAGTGGAAAAATTGTCCATCTGCATGGAAAGGTCAATATTGTGGTCATATTCGTGAGCCTACTATTATTTTGGAGGCAGTAGCATCATATGATCTTTGGATATGGCATGCATTTTTTGGATTACCTGGGtcaaataatgatattaatgtgTTAGAGCGATCTCATGTATTTAATGAATTTGCTAAAGGGCGTGCTCCTACAATACATTACTCAATTAATGGTCATGATTACACTATGGGATATTACCTTGCTGATGGTATATATCCAAAGTGGGCAACATTTGTGAAAACAATCCCAGCTCCACAAGGACATAAGTATAAATTATTTGCAGCAGCCCAAGAGGCGTATAGGAAGGATGTTGAACGTGCATTTGGAGTGCTTCAAGCACGTTTCGCAATTGTCCGTGGACCTGCACGattttttcatcttgaaacactCAAAAAGATCATGAAAGCGTGCATAATTCTCCATAATATGATTGTTGAAGATGAGCGAGAAGATGAGCGGGATGATAATGAAGTGGTAGATTTGGATTATGAACAAAATGATGGAGTGGATAATCCTCCTCTGCAAATGTTACGTGAACAAAGTGATGAATTTTTGTCATACATTGAGAGGCATGGACGCATTAGAGACCGAGAAATTCATTTTCAACTCCAGTCGGACCTTATTGAACATTTATGGCAATTGCAAGGCGAGTCGTAG